The Amycolatopsis japonica nucleotide sequence GTGGTGGGGTAAACCGAGGTTACCCGCGAGTTATGTACGTAACAAGGATTCATGTCGACATGTTTCGAAGTGGGTGAGACGCCCGTTCTTTCTTGTCAGTGGGCGCTGAATGCGATTATGAAGTTTGTCCGTGGATGACAAAGAGACGGCCGATCGGTGCAGCCGGGTTAACATTCGGCGCATGTCTTCCGAGAATCGACGATCGGCATCACGACGGGTAGCGGGCGTCGCGATTACCGTAATGATCGCAACGGTTTCCCTTTGCGGTACGGCGAGCGCCGCGCAGACCGGCGAAGCGCGGCCATGGGGGAGCAACGACTACGGGCAGGGGACCATACCGGCCGCCGCGCTCGGCGCCAGCGCGGTCTCCGCGGGCGCGATCACCCATCTCGCGCTCAAGGACGGCGGGGTGATCGCCTGGGGGAACGACAGTTACGGCCAGTTGTCGGTTCCGGCGGCGGCCACGTCCGGCGTCTCGGCGATCGCCGCCGGCTGGGCGCACGAACTCGCGCTGAAGAACGGCGGCGTGATCGCCTGGGGCAACGGTTTCTACGGCCAGAACGTCGTGCCGTCGTCCGCGACTTCGGGGGTCACCGCGATCTCCACCAGTGCGTACTTCAACCTGGCGCTCAAAACGAACGGCAGCGTGGTGAGCTGGGGCTCGCGGACCACGGTTCCCGCGTCCGTGTCCTCCGGGGTCACCGCGATCTCGGCGGGCGGCGACCACGGGCTCGCGCTGAAGAACGGCGGCGTGATCGGATGGGGCAGCAACGGAAAGGGCCAGATCACGGTGCCCGCGGCGGCCACCTCCGGGGTTTCGGCGATCTCGGCCGGTTTCCGGCACAGCATCGCGCTGAAGAACGGTGGCGTCATCGCCTGGGGTGACAACTTCTACGGCCAGGCCACGGTTCCGCCGGAAGCGCAGTCCGGCGTGGTCGCCATCGACGCGGGCTTCAACCACAACGTCGCGCTGAAGGCCGACGGGAGTGTCTTCGCCTGGGGCAGCAACGTGAAGGCGGAGAGCCGGGACACCAGCTCGGAGCCGCCGATGGACATGTGGAAGTTCTCCGGCGTGTGCGCTCCGGTCTACGCCGTTTCCGCCGGTGACAGCACCGGCGTCGCGCTGGTCGACCCCACGGCGCCGTACTTCTGCTGACGTTCCGTGAAGGCCTCCTTGAGAGACCCAGGGTCCCTCAAGGAGGCCTTCACGGACTTGAGCGTCAGGACAGGTTGGACTTCATGCTCAGGTTGATCGTGTTGTCGGGACCGGAGATCAACGCCCCCAGCGCGAGGTCGTTGATGAAGCAGTCCTTGAACTCGGGGATGGTGAACGTCCCCGAAGACGGGATCGTCTCGGCGAACAGGTCGACGTTCTTCGAGATCAGGGTCAGGTCGAGCGGTTTGACCGTCTTGCAGGCGTTCGGCACCGTCGGCAGCGGGATGACCGGCCAGAACAGGCCGACCACGATGTTGTCGATCAGCATGTTCGCCTGCGAGTGGGTGGTCAGGTCGCCGTTGGCGAGCGTGCCGGTGACCGGGCCGGTCGGCTCGATCCGCACGCGGGCCTTGATCTTGAAGACCCCCGAGACCAGCGAGATGTTCGCCGTCGACGGCGGCAGGGCCAGATCGCCGCGGATGCCGACGTTGTCACCGTCGATGACCAGCGCGCCGTTGAGCTGACCGGGGCCGAGGTCGAGGGTGCCGCCGGTCTTCTTGACCGTGGTCTTCCCGGTGACGGTGTAGGAGACCGGGATCTCCACCGGGTCGTCCGCCAGGGCGGGGGTCGCGGCGAGACCGCCCGCCATGGCGAGCGCGGACGTGAGCGCGACGACCGTGCCGAGACGGCGGCGGGCTGTTTTAGAGCGCGTTCGACCGAACATGATTCTCCTCGTTTTCTCTCCTGGTTTACAAAGCGGATCACCTGGGGATGAGGTCGGTGATGACCCAGTTTTCGCCTTCGCGTTCCGCGGTGATCGAAAGCTGCGCCGCGGCCGCCGTCGAAGAATTGTTGTCGGCCCGGACGGCCGCTTGATCGAGGAATACCAGCAGCCTCGCTTTACCGCCGCCGAGTTCCTGGACGGCGGATGAGGAGACCCGGGTGGTGAGGACCAGTTTCTGTGCCGGAGCCTTTTCCCTGACTTGGGTGAACAGCCGGTTGTAGGACTCCAGTGCCTTTCCTCTGAGCACCGCGGCGGCCGCCTTTTCGGTGACGTCGGTCCGGTCGTAGGAATAGGAGAAGATCTTGTCGAGCGCCACCGTTACCGCGGAGTTCACCTCGGCCGTCGCCCCGACGTCGGTGAGCGCGGTGTTGGCCGCCGACGGCGTCGCCGAGACCGACTTCGCCTCCAGCGTGAACCACACCCCGGCCGCCAGCAGCACGGCCGCCGCGACCAGCAGGATCAGTGGCAGGTCCGGCCGGCGGGACGGCTTCCCGGCGGCCTCTTCGGTGGTCTCTTCGGCCGTGGTCTCGGGCTCGGTCTCCGCAGTGACATCGGCGTCGGGATCGGTGTCGGCCGTGGCGGTCATCGCGCACCCACCGGCAGCTGGTCGAGCGCGCTGAGCTTCCAGCCCTCGTCCGTCCTGGTCAGCCCGGCGGCGAAACGGTTGCGTTTCGTCGTCGGTGCCGCGCCTTCCTTCGCCATCGTGATCTCCACCGAAGCCAGCATCTTGGCCGTTCCCGCGTGGTCGTCGAGTTCGCTGATCGCCGCGTCGAGCACCTTGCCCGTCGAGACCGTCGCGTCCTTGGTGAGCGCCTGCCTCGTCGCGTCGTCGGTCTTGCCCAGCTGATCGCGCAGCGGACCGGTCGACGCGGCGAGCCAGTCGGCGATGCCCTGGTCGACCCGGTGATGATCGAGGCTCGTCAGCCGGGCGACGAGTTCGCGTCCGGATTTCAGCGCTTCGTCACGGGAGTTCCCGTAGGACACGGCTTCGGAAGCCGACGCGGTGAACCAGGTGTACCCGGCCCATCCCGCGAACGCGCAGGCCGCGGCGAACACCGCGATCGCGATCTTCAGTTTCGCAGCCACAACATCTCCTCGAGGCTGGTGGACGTCGGCTGGCCGTCGGCGCCGAAGCCGCCGGGGATCGCGGCGGGCGGCACCCCGCCCTTCGGCGCGTTCTGCGAGCCGCGGACCGAACTCGCGTTGCCCCTTTCGAGCGTGCACGCGGCACCCGTGTTGAACGGCAGTGCCGAGAGCTCCGCGCTGGTGCGGACCTTCGTGCCCTCGTAGCCCTTGGTGCACGGCATCGGGTCGAAGAAGGTCAGGACCAGCCCGATCTTCCCGGACTGCTCGTCGACGGCCGCGTCCACCGCGGACACCGCCTTCGGGGTGTTGATCAGCAGCTGCCGGAGGCCGTCGGTGCGCGCCGAGAACACGTGCGACGTGGTGAGCAGGTTCGCCAGCAGGATCGGCAGCCCCGGCTCGTTGTCGCGCAACAGCCCGGAAAGCTGCGTCGCCGCGTCGGGCGCCGTCGCGATCAGCCGCCGCAGATCACCGTCCGAACGGGACAGTTGCTCGGCGAACTGCTTGGCGTTGCTGCTGAACTGCCGCCAGGCTTGCGACGAGTCGACCTGGGTCTTCAGCACGGTCGAGCCGTCGGTGATCAGCTTCTCCGTCTGCGGAAGATGATCCGACGCCTGTTTGGTGAAGTCGGTGGTGGAGTCCAGCAGCACCTGCAGGTTCGCGCCGGAGCCACGCAGGGCGTTGTCGAGTTCGTCGACCACGGTCCGCAGATCCTCGGTCGGCACGGACGCGGTCAGCGAGTCCAGATCGGTCAGCAGGTTCTGCACCGGCAGCGGAACGGTCGTCGCCTCGCGCGGGATGACCGAACCCTCGGCCAGGAACGGCCCGTCGCCGGTCCGGGGTTGCAGGTCGACGAACTGCTCGCCGACCGCGGACCGGTTCGCCACGACCGCCCGTGAGTTCGCGGGGATCGGCGGCGCGTCGTCGTCGATCAGCAGATCCGCCTCCATCCCGCCGTCGGTGAGCCGCAGTTCGCCGACGCGGCC carries:
- a CDS encoding RCC1 domain-containing protein; the encoded protein is MIATVSLCGTASAAQTGEARPWGSNDYGQGTIPAAALGASAVSAGAITHLALKDGGVIAWGNDSYGQLSVPAAATSGVSAIAAGWAHELALKNGGVIAWGNGFYGQNVVPSSATSGVTAISTSAYFNLALKTNGSVVSWGSRTTVPASVSSGVTAISAGGDHGLALKNGGVIGWGSNGKGQITVPAAATSGVSAISAGFRHSIALKNGGVIAWGDNFYGQATVPPEAQSGVVAIDAGFNHNVALKADGSVFAWGSNVKAESRDTSSEPPMDMWKFSGVCAPVYAVSAGDSTGVALVDPTAPYFC
- a CDS encoding MCE family protein is translated as MLTTRVRIQVIAFVILALATTAFVGASYAGLGRLFGAGGYTVKLALTDGGGLFTNGEVTYRGVAVGRVGELRLTDGGMEADLLIDDDAPPIPANSRAVVANRSAVGEQFVDLQPRTGDGPFLAEGSVIPREATTVPLPVQNLLTDLDSLTASVPTEDLRTVVDELDNALRGSGANLQVLLDSTTDFTKQASDHLPQTEKLITDGSTVLKTQVDSSQAWRQFSSNAKQFAEQLSRSDGDLRRLIATAPDAATQLSGLLRDNEPGLPILLANLLTTSHVFSARTDGLRQLLINTPKAVSAVDAAVDEQSGKIGLVLTFFDPMPCTKGYEGTKVRTSAELSALPFNTGAACTLERGNASSVRGSQNAPKGGVPPAAIPGGFGADGQPTSTSLEEMLWLRN